In Chamaesiphon minutus PCC 6605, a genomic segment contains:
- a CDS encoding ATP-binding protein, with amino-acid sequence MLKNLVRNYPLIKVETTVIDRQRSLDKLQLVGDELGKPVYFWSLLQPEFQPSVTMGRSFTARPISRTIDSIGALQATTNGLYVFENLFALIDAASPLEREGCYQAISQLFTRLNHQERECLVVFMESGRGTIPTFLVPIIHEYKFPLPTTFELTTLLLEHGIDLSASPRLANVLAGLTAEEIVVGIRANQEAISDSEALGDRLLNYKYDLFKSFGLEFIGDTATKDIGGMDLLKQALEEVKMDFTPAARECGLPLPRGWILVGVPGAGKTYFAKICAQKLGLPLVNIGIDTVRSGGVAKFKQLLKRIDACEPCIAYFDEFDKFFADERGLELLGILLTWLSEKTSSTFVLASLNRLENLSLELTRVGRFDRVFYVDFPSSDERKQILQLHCARFDRRYAQSEHGPLTIEEWLTIMEATNKYTGAELAQIAIVAAKQQFYQGRGDNIQIDADSLLLAKKQVKSLYGRDPEGIFAIENRAKAFTEASSSNQPTALDLPELDIYVGRRG; translated from the coding sequence ATGTTGAAAAACTTAGTTAGGAATTATCCATTAATTAAGGTCGAGACAACAGTAATCGATCGTCAACGCAGCCTGGACAAGCTGCAATTAGTTGGCGATGAGTTGGGCAAACCCGTTTATTTCTGGTCGTTACTCCAGCCAGAGTTTCAACCATCAGTCACAATGGGTCGCTCGTTTACCGCTCGACCGATCTCCAGGACGATCGACTCAATTGGTGCGCTACAAGCCACCACCAATGGCTTATACGTGTTCGAGAATCTATTCGCTCTCATCGATGCAGCATCGCCCCTGGAGCGAGAAGGCTGTTACCAAGCTATCTCGCAACTATTTACCCGACTCAATCACCAGGAGCGGGAATGTCTGGTGGTCTTTATGGAGTCGGGACGCGGGACGATCCCAACTTTTTTAGTCCCAATTATCCATGAATATAAATTCCCGCTACCCACTACTTTCGAGCTAACGACTCTACTACTAGAGCATGGGATCGATTTGAGCGCGTCGCCCCGACTAGCGAACGTGTTGGCGGGTCTGACAGCCGAGGAGATCGTCGTCGGGATTAGAGCCAATCAAGAGGCGATCTCCGACTCCGAAGCTCTGGGCGATCGCCTCTTGAACTACAAGTACGATCTGTTCAAATCTTTCGGACTAGAATTCATCGGCGATACTGCCACCAAAGATATCGGTGGGATGGATCTGCTCAAGCAGGCTCTAGAAGAAGTGAAAATGGATTTCACCCCAGCCGCTAGAGAATGCGGACTACCGCTGCCCAGAGGCTGGATTTTAGTCGGTGTGCCTGGGGCGGGGAAGACTTATTTCGCGAAGATCTGCGCTCAAAAACTGGGACTTCCCTTAGTAAATATCGGCATCGATACGGTCAGATCCGGCGGTGTTGCCAAGTTTAAGCAGTTACTCAAGCGGATCGATGCCTGCGAACCCTGCATCGCCTACTTCGATGAATTCGATAAGTTCTTTGCTGACGAACGCGGGCTGGAATTACTCGGTATCCTCCTCACTTGGCTCAGCGAGAAAACCTCATCCACCTTCGTACTTGCTAGCTTAAACCGCCTAGAAAACCTCTCGCTCGAACTTACTCGCGTCGGACGATTCGATCGGGTGTTCTATGTAGACTTCCCCAGCTCCGACGAGCGCAAGCAAATTCTCCAACTGCACTGCGCTAGATTCGATCGCCGCTACGCCCAGTCAGAGCATGGGCCACTCACTATCGAAGAGTGGTTGACGATTATGGAAGCGACCAATAAATATACTGGTGCCGAACTCGCACAAATAGCGATCGTTGCGGCGAAGCAGCAATTTTACCAAGGTCGCGGTGACAACATTCAGATCGATGCAGATTCCTTACTGCTGGCTAAAAAGCAAGTCAAGAGTTTGTATGGTCGCGACCCTGAAGGGATCTTCGCGATCGAAAACCGCGCCAAAGCATTCACCGAAGCATCCAGCTCTAACCAGCCTACAGCCTTAGATTTACCGGAATTAGATATTTACGTGGGGAGGAGGGGGTGA
- a CDS encoding DUF192 domain-containing protein, with protein sequence MFNFNKKNVFLTKGQLPYLVMLLAPIYLHGVDVSSLFKVTSNKPTILPITAQATIGDKAIKLEVAKNAIAQQTGLTHRPDIPSDRGMLYQTMTQQPLTFSGKGMEFATDLIFINKNRVVGLYTNVTPCTDKCTTYSLTQKYDAVMEVKAGIVEKLGIKNDTEIDLNYAGQN encoded by the coding sequence GTGTTTAATTTCAACAAAAAAAACGTCTTTTTAACCAAAGGACAGCTTCCATATTTAGTAATGCTATTAGCTCCAATTTATCTACATGGAGTCGATGTTAGCAGCTTATTTAAAGTTACCAGTAACAAGCCAACAATATTGCCAATTACAGCACAGGCGACGATTGGAGACAAGGCAATTAAATTAGAGGTCGCCAAGAATGCGATCGCACAACAAACGGGATTGACCCATCGCCCAGATATCCCATCAGATCGGGGAATGTTGTATCAAACCATGACCCAACAACCATTAACATTTAGTGGTAAAGGCATGGAATTTGCGACAGATCTGATTTTTATCAATAAGAACCGAGTGGTGGGGCTATATACCAACGTGACCCCTTGCACCGATAAATGTACCACCTATTCACTTACACAGAAATATGATGCGGTGATGGAAGTTAAAGCGGGGATTGTTGAAAAATTAGGTATTAAAAATGATACAGAGATCGATCTGAATTATGCGGGGCAGAACTGA
- a CDS encoding CRISPR-associated endonuclease Cas3'', with protein sequence MTFTPLARPNQPLLPHLLGVGHHTSRLCSSQSDWARLIGLLHDYGKYRPEWVEGINAIANGENRDRLPHHAVEGALYLIELFPDRSHFKVRALALLIAAHHGGLGDLKPSMDWLAGKDSARPLPDMDRCQWKIDDKYLVEVKKTIAAVNYSDLDNWMPNQDYRTAQRLRFLYGALIAADRQDAAMSDGWKPAAYSSMTILADKLATWYEGKFSQPKNPLDILRGDFYVECRKAAKLEPGWLSVRGPCGISKTWSVMQMALDHAAEWDKQKVIYCVPWTAILGQSYSQYQDVLGADNVLGHWSTLVDPDTKYPEQLRNSRQWWETPVIATTMVQLFDVLLGSRARTAQRMPSLQNAVIVLDEVQGLPNELLITCIRVLDQLVQDHGVTIILSTATMPDYAPLGINPIEALPQAKVDEYFAGTKRVEYRWAEEPLTWETVAAEIVQSQKSSTLIVTNTVAACDDVYTAMQSLPNYRVYKYTASMSPAHRGVVLAEIKAAVDEAKEGGNPVIICATSAIETGVDLDCTQGYRELSGLESIVQFAGRINRNKKDSESPVTIFKTAKDYPVPPGSDRRTTRTLQAMAMGTDLQSPDVLTLYSKLLLQDAISSQQNPNVYNYLEGLKKLEWDTVSQKWQMISPTTPVLVNPLRWGASSSILAEYDEAMSKANYRVLQRHCVGLYKGKYQKAKDTQCVSDSQIKGLGEWVGTYDMGVVINANP encoded by the coding sequence ATGACTTTCACTCCTCTAGCTCGTCCGAATCAACCACTGTTGCCACACTTACTCGGAGTTGGTCATCATACTAGTCGATTATGCTCTTCCCAATCGGATTGGGCAAGGTTAATCGGACTGCTACACGATTATGGTAAGTATCGCCCTGAATGGGTAGAAGGGATAAATGCAATTGCCAACGGGGAAAATCGGGACAGGCTTCCTCATCATGCGGTGGAAGGTGCGCTCTATTTAATAGAGCTATTTCCCGATCGATCTCATTTTAAGGTGAGGGCATTAGCATTACTGATTGCTGCTCACCACGGTGGGCTGGGAGATCTGAAACCTAGCATGGATTGGTTAGCAGGAAAGGATTCTGCTCGTCCGCTCCCAGATATGGATCGTTGTCAATGGAAAATTGATGATAAGTATTTAGTTGAAGTAAAAAAGACAATTGCTGCTGTTAACTATAGCGATCTAGATAATTGGATGCCCAACCAAGACTATCGTACCGCTCAACGCCTACGATTTTTGTATGGTGCGCTAATTGCTGCCGATCGACAGGATGCAGCCATGAGCGATGGATGGAAACCTGCGGCTTACTCGTCAATGACGATACTGGCAGATAAATTGGCTACTTGGTATGAGGGGAAATTTAGCCAGCCAAAGAACCCATTAGATATATTGCGTGGTGATTTTTATGTTGAATGTCGGAAAGCTGCAAAGCTCGAACCAGGATGGTTATCAGTGCGTGGGCCATGTGGTATATCCAAAACTTGGAGCGTGATGCAAATGGCTCTCGACCATGCCGCAGAATGGGATAAACAAAAGGTCATTTATTGTGTGCCTTGGACGGCAATTTTGGGGCAGTCTTACAGTCAGTACCAAGATGTATTAGGCGCGGATAATGTTCTCGGACACTGGAGTACGTTAGTCGATCCCGATACTAAATATCCTGAGCAACTTCGTAACTCTCGACAGTGGTGGGAAACTCCAGTTATCGCGACGACGATGGTGCAACTTTTTGATGTATTGCTGGGATCTAGAGCGCGGACAGCGCAACGGATGCCCAGTTTGCAAAATGCTGTGATTGTCTTGGATGAAGTGCAAGGATTACCGAATGAGCTACTCATTACTTGCATTAGAGTACTCGACCAGCTAGTTCAAGACCACGGAGTAACGATTATCCTGTCTACGGCAACTATGCCAGATTACGCACCTTTGGGTATTAATCCGATCGAAGCACTTCCGCAGGCTAAAGTTGATGAATATTTTGCTGGAACTAAACGGGTCGAATATCGATGGGCTGAGGAACCCCTAACATGGGAAACTGTCGCCGCTGAAATCGTCCAATCTCAAAAAAGTAGCACCCTGATTGTGACAAATACTGTGGCTGCTTGTGATGATGTTTATACTGCTATGCAGTCTCTGCCAAATTATCGAGTCTATAAATATACTGCTAGTATGTCTCCTGCTCATCGTGGTGTGGTCTTGGCAGAGATTAAGGCAGCGGTTGATGAAGCAAAAGAGGGTGGCAATCCTGTAATTATTTGTGCGACTAGCGCGATCGAAACGGGTGTCGATCTCGATTGTACTCAAGGCTATCGCGAACTATCAGGATTAGAATCGATCGTGCAATTTGCTGGACGAATCAACCGGAACAAGAAGGATAGTGAAAGTCCTGTGACCATATTTAAGACTGCGAAAGATTACCCAGTCCCGCCTGGTAGCGATCGCCGCACTACTCGCACCTTACAGGCTATGGCAATGGGCACAGATCTACAGTCACCAGATGTCTTGACGCTCTACAGTAAACTGCTGTTACAAGATGCGATTTCATCACAGCAAAATCCTAATGTTTATAATTACTTAGAAGGTCTTAAAAAGTTGGAATGGGATACAGTCAGCCAAAAATGGCAAATGATCTCTCCAACAACTCCCGTACTAGTCAATCCTCTTAGATGGGGTGCCTCCTCTAGTATTCTTGCTGAGTATGATGAGGCAATGAGCAAGGCTAATTATCGAGTCCTACAGCGGCACTGTGTCGGTTTGTATAAGGGCAAGTATCAAAAAGCTAAAGATACTCAATGTGTTTCTGACAGCCAGATTAAAGGTCTAGGGGAATGGGTGGGTACATATGATATGGGCGTAGTCATCAACGCGAACCCCTAG